One region of Syntrophobacter fumaroxidans MPOB genomic DNA includes:
- a CDS encoding glutamate synthase-related protein has protein sequence MLSNGTLTPSTLSVKDLLWQIHWEKDKCTLCGRCTAVCPVHAIELGVHRKRSVRLPALAEIGPGSGGSNVYEVYHGIRQKTDPAYACVGCATCSLVCPNDCIAPYRSDEVDKLRFHINRGGQARSRGGRRNVPEFAGGSVLDRIKFIRISMLTDPALDAGRHEFELRTLLGRVLPPEENLRLYREQGWIPPVREIYPLIIGGMSFGALSPNMWEGLQMGIAYLNEEIGMPVRMCTGEGGCPPRLLRSRFLKYVILQIASGYFGWDEIVHALPHMKEDPCAVEIKYGQGAKPGDGGLLMWYKVNKLIAAIRGVPPGVSLPSPPTHQTKYSIEEAVAKMIQSMYMAWGFRVPVYPKISGTSTALAVLNNLTRNQYAGGLAIDGEDGGTGAAYNISMDHMGHPIASNIRDCYLNLVKLGRQNEIPLFAGGGVGKNGKLAANAAALIMLGASGVQCGKYIMQAAAGCVGSESDRCNVCNVGLCPKGITSQDPRLYRRIDPEKVAERVVDVFLSFDMELKKIVAPLGRSTSLPIGMSDALAINDADAAQRLQIQYVV, from the coding sequence ATGCTCTCAAACGGAACCCTTACCCCTTCCACTCTAAGCGTCAAGGACCTGCTGTGGCAGATTCACTGGGAGAAGGACAAGTGCACGCTGTGCGGCCGCTGCACGGCGGTGTGCCCGGTGCACGCTATCGAACTGGGGGTGCACCGGAAGCGATCGGTCCGGCTCCCGGCGCTCGCCGAAATCGGGCCCGGCAGCGGCGGATCGAACGTGTACGAGGTCTACCACGGCATCCGGCAGAAGACCGACCCGGCCTATGCATGCGTGGGTTGCGCCACGTGCAGCCTGGTTTGTCCCAATGACTGCATCGCGCCCTACCGGAGCGATGAGGTGGACAAGCTGCGCTTTCACATCAATCGGGGCGGCCAGGCGCGCAGTCGAGGCGGCCGCAGGAATGTGCCCGAATTCGCCGGGGGCAGCGTTCTGGACCGGATCAAATTCATCCGTATCTCGATGCTCACGGACCCGGCGCTCGACGCCGGGCGGCACGAATTCGAGCTGCGCACCCTGCTGGGCAGGGTCCTGCCGCCCGAGGAGAATCTGAGGCTCTACAGGGAACAGGGATGGATCCCCCCCGTGCGTGAGATCTATCCGCTCATCATCGGCGGCATGTCCTTCGGCGCGCTTTCCCCCAACATGTGGGAAGGCTTGCAGATGGGTATCGCCTACCTCAACGAAGAGATCGGCATGCCGGTTCGTATGTGTACCGGCGAGGGCGGGTGCCCTCCGCGGCTGCTGAGGTCCCGTTTTCTCAAGTACGTGATCCTCCAGATCGCCAGCGGCTACTTCGGTTGGGACGAAATCGTGCACGCCCTGCCGCACATGAAGGAAGACCCCTGTGCCGTGGAGATCAAGTACGGCCAGGGGGCGAAACCCGGGGACGGCGGGCTGCTGATGTGGTACAAGGTGAACAAGCTCATCGCCGCCATTCGCGGCGTGCCGCCCGGAGTGAGCCTGCCGAGCCCGCCGACCCACCAGACCAAGTATTCCATCGAGGAAGCGGTGGCCAAGATGATCCAGTCCATGTACATGGCCTGGGGTTTCCGCGTCCCCGTCTACCCGAAGATCTCGGGGACCTCGACGGCCCTGGCGGTCCTTAACAACCTGACCCGAAACCAGTATGCCGGGGGCCTTGCCATCGACGGCGAAGACGGAGGGACCGGGGCCGCATACAACATCTCGATGGACCACATGGGACATCCCATCGCGAGCAATATCCGCGACTGCTATCTCAACCTGGTGAAACTGGGCAGACAGAACGAGATTCCACTCTTTGCCGGCGGCGGCGTGGGCAAGAACGGCAAGCTGGCGGCAAACGCGGCCGCCCTCATCATGCTGGGGGCGAGCGGCGTCCAGTGCGGCAAGTACATCATGCAGGCAGCCGCAGGCTGCGTCGGGTCGGAATCGGATCGCTGCAACGTGTGCAACGTCGGTTTGTGTCCCAAGGGCATCACTTCCCAGGACCCGAGGCTCTACCGGCGCATCGATCCCGAGAAGGTGGCCGAACGCGTGGTGGACGTTTTCCTGAGCTTCGATATGGAGCTGAAAAAGATCGTGGCGCCGCTCGGCCGTTCCACATCGCTCCCCATTGGAATGTCGGACGCTCTGGCCATCAACGATGCCGATGCCGCCCAGCGCCTGCAGATTCAATACGTCGTCTAG
- a CDS encoding class II glutamine amidotransferase encodes MCRLFAVTSEEPQSPIMAVKALDVMREGHDGSGVGLFMSDLGGPLEEMKGAPILSGIFTNEGLKRLDQYMMNLGFMTKYKLSIKVPKNPPAGVPRRDIYLVRAYEYPEAWEGLSDRELQQRLLMTRIQLRSMGEETGDMIVYSFWPDVIMIKELGDPLSVAEYLRLDREELQARVILAQGRQNTNYAINLYACHPFFIQGIASMTNGENTAFVPIREFLSTRGFPGYIGYQSDSEVFTHILHFTLNRLGLPLEAYKHVITPLQDDDLERHPNGPLLKQLKHSCRRLIIDGPNCVMGCLPDNTLFVVQDRKKLRPAVVGGRPGLYAVSSEMCGLDAAIPDRDKKKDFQPMHLDTAIIRPDRSEVKICSQTEPLPLPL; translated from the coding sequence ATGTGCCGATTGTTTGCCGTAACCAGCGAGGAACCTCAGTCTCCCATCATGGCCGTCAAGGCGCTGGATGTGATGCGGGAGGGGCACGACGGTTCGGGTGTGGGACTCTTCATGAGCGATCTCGGCGGTCCCCTGGAAGAAATGAAGGGCGCCCCCATCCTCTCGGGGATTTTCACCAACGAGGGGTTGAAGCGCCTGGATCAATATATGATGAACCTCGGCTTCATGACCAAGTACAAACTGTCCATCAAGGTTCCCAAGAATCCGCCCGCGGGAGTCCCGAGGCGGGACATCTACCTGGTCCGGGCCTATGAATACCCGGAGGCCTGGGAGGGGTTGAGCGATCGGGAGCTTCAGCAGCGGTTGCTGATGACCCGGATTCAACTCCGCAGCATGGGAGAGGAAACCGGGGACATGATCGTGTACAGTTTCTGGCCGGATGTCATCATGATCAAGGAACTCGGGGATCCGCTCTCCGTGGCGGAATACCTGAGGCTGGACCGGGAGGAGCTGCAGGCGCGGGTGATCCTGGCTCAGGGGCGTCAGAACACGAACTACGCCATCAATCTCTACGCCTGCCATCCCTTTTTCATTCAGGGCATCGCTTCCATGACCAACGGCGAGAACACGGCTTTCGTGCCCATCAGGGAATTCCTCTCCACCCGCGGATTCCCGGGTTACATCGGGTACCAGTCCGATTCGGAGGTGTTCACGCACATTCTTCATTTCACGCTCAATCGACTGGGATTGCCTCTGGAGGCGTACAAGCACGTCATCACGCCGTTGCAGGACGACGACCTCGAGCGCCATCCAAACGGCCCGCTCCTCAAGCAGCTCAAGCATTCGTGCCGCAGGCTGATCATAGACGGTCCCAATTGTGTCATGGGATGTCTGCCGGACAACACCCTGTTCGTGGTCCAGGACCGCAAGAAGCTTCGTCCGGCCGTCGTGGGCGGGCGCCCGGGTCTCTACGCCGTCTCCTCGGAGATGTGCGGTCTTGACGCCGCCATCCCGGACCGCGACAAGAAGAAAGACTTTCAACCCATGCACCTGGACACCGCAATCATTCGTCCCGATCGTTCGGAGGTCAAGATATGCTCTCAAACGGAACCCTTACCCCTTCCACTCTAA
- a CDS encoding GyrI-like domain-containing protein: MTTIDFKKQHKDLYRPPAGWPVLVDVPAMVFLMADGRGDPTKTPEFARTVETLFGIAYSLKSTFKKAGTFPDFVVPPLECLWWTDDSSSFSFRDLHSWRWTLMIRQPEHVEPVMVAEARKQLMVKKKDRALPDVRLEACEEGPAVQALHVGAYCDEHRTIEKMHALMMENGWIARGKHHEIYLNDPRRTVPEKLKTILRQPISRNE, encoded by the coding sequence GTGACAACGATAGATTTCAAGAAGCAGCACAAAGATCTATACAGGCCGCCCGCTGGCTGGCCCGTGCTTGTCGATGTTCCGGCGATGGTCTTCCTCATGGCCGACGGCCGGGGAGATCCCACCAAGACTCCGGAATTCGCCCGAACGGTTGAGACCCTGTTCGGTATTGCGTACAGCCTGAAGTCCACGTTCAAGAAGGCCGGAACCTTCCCGGACTTCGTTGTTCCTCCCCTGGAATGCCTTTGGTGGACGGATGATTCGTCTTCCTTCTCCTTTCGCGATCTGCATTCCTGGCGATGGACCCTGATGATCCGACAGCCCGAACACGTTGAACCCGTCATGGTCGCGGAAGCCCGAAAGCAGTTGATGGTGAAGAAAAAGGACCGTGCACTCCCGGATGTCAGGCTGGAGGCTTGCGAGGAAGGACCGGCCGTACAGGCATTGCATGTCGGAGCCTACTGCGATGAGCATCGGACCATCGAGAAGATGCACGCCCTCATGATGGAGAACGGGTGGATCGCACGAGGAAAGCACCACGAAATATACTTGAACGATCCGCGCCGGACGGTACCCGAAAAACTGAAGACCATCCTTCGTCAGCCGATATCCCGGAATGAATGA
- the pyrF gene encoding orotidine-5'-phosphate decarboxylase, which produces MSQTPGPGKSIAIDKRIIFALDVESPKTAREWVRRLEGDIGFYKVGLQLFLAGGFGIIDWIVKRGMEVMVDLKFFDVPQTVASAVSQLRDRGISLTTVHGNDAILEAAVTAGYDVKILAVTVLTSLDEGDLRDLGFQCSPEELVLSRARRALRIGCAGVVSSGLEASRLRHELGDRFLVVVPGVRPVANRADDQKRVVDVRAAFLNGADYIVVGRPIRQAANPHELVAGMKVSIKEALEAREAGG; this is translated from the coding sequence ATGTCGCAAACGCCTGGTCCCGGCAAGTCCATCGCCATCGACAAGCGCATCATTTTCGCCCTGGATGTGGAGTCTCCGAAAACAGCCCGGGAGTGGGTGAGGCGGCTGGAGGGAGATATCGGTTTCTACAAGGTCGGGCTGCAGCTGTTTCTCGCCGGAGGGTTCGGCATCATCGACTGGATCGTCAAGCGGGGCATGGAAGTGATGGTCGATCTCAAGTTCTTCGACGTGCCTCAGACCGTTGCTTCCGCGGTATCCCAACTCAGGGACAGGGGCATCTCCCTGACGACCGTCCATGGAAACGACGCCATCCTCGAAGCGGCGGTGACGGCCGGATACGACGTCAAGATCCTGGCGGTGACCGTTCTGACCAGCCTGGATGAAGGCGATCTACGGGATCTCGGTTTTCAATGCTCTCCCGAAGAGCTTGTCCTGTCCAGGGCGCGACGGGCACTCCGGATCGGTTGCGCCGGCGTGGTGTCTTCCGGCCTGGAAGCATCCCGGCTCAGACACGAGCTGGGCGACAGATTCCTGGTGGTCGTTCCGGGAGTCAGGCCGGTGGCCAACCGGGCGGACGATCAGAAACGCGTGGTGGACGTGCGCGCGGCATTTCTGAACGGTGCGGACTACATCGTCGTCGGCAGGCCCATCCGCCAGGCCGCGAACCCGCATGAGCTCGTGGCGGGCATGAAGGTTTCCATTAAAGAAGCTCTGGAGGCGCGCGAGGCGGGAGGTTGA
- a CDS encoding (2Fe-2S)-binding protein — MIALEINGTRYQVDINPEVPLLWVLRNHLRLTGTKYGCGIGECGCCTVHVDGRAERSCMIPAGKVEGRRITTIEGLSENHPLKKAWLEVQVPQCGYCQPGQIMQAAALLGENPDPNDEEIGRAMSGNLCRCGTYPRILRAIRKAAGGRGMP; from the coding sequence ATGATTGCTCTTGAGATCAACGGGACTCGCTATCAAGTGGATATCAATCCCGAAGTGCCCTTGCTGTGGGTGCTCAGAAACCATCTGCGGCTGACGGGAACGAAGTACGGGTGCGGCATCGGGGAATGCGGCTGCTGCACGGTCCATGTCGACGGGCGGGCCGAGCGCTCCTGCATGATCCCGGCGGGCAAGGTCGAGGGGAGGAGGATCACCACCATCGAGGGGCTTTCGGAGAATCATCCGCTGAAGAAGGCCTGGCTGGAAGTTCAGGTCCCCCAGTGCGGCTACTGCCAGCCCGGACAGATCATGCAGGCGGCGGCGTTGCTCGGCGAGAACCCGGACCCGAACGACGAGGAGATCGGTCGCGCCATGAGCGGGAATCTCTGCCGTTGCGGAACGTATCCCCGCATTCTTCGAGCCATCCGCAAAGCTGCGGGAGGCAGGGGAATGCCATGA
- a CDS encoding xanthine dehydrogenase family protein molybdopterin-binding subunit — MTATISRREFLRKTLAGAGFAVAVSLKPFVCEVWPQQRRAREEVEIFSPAAWVQVTSDNLVTVIVNKSEMGQGVTTSLPMIVAEELDADWDQVRFEIAPARERYLDPVSGRQYTGGSTSVRQMIAPLRTAGAIAREMLLRAAAETWKVPAASCAVVKGTVRHQVSGRSLTFGELCRQAARLPVPRQPAIKSKSPQRIVGSSVSRLDILDKIEGSAVFGMDVFVNDMLHASIARPPAFGAKPLAFDREAAGKVRGVRQVVPMERGIAVCADHLHQAWAGKKALNVRWSRGSHPELNTAGVENRLLPLLNKPGATAHSTGDCGPALGAASRKLRAHYTLPFLAHATMEPMNCTAHVRAEGCDIWAPVQDQTGAVDTACAITGLRPDQVLVYTTYLGGAFGRRLETDFVAEAVQLSKVVQKPVKVVWTREEDLQNDFYRPACACRIEAGLDAGGHIAAWRHKIAASSILERIAPDQVSDGVDPFAVQGLTDMPYEIPNLEVEYVKADLPVPVGFWRSAGYSYNTFAVESFMDELARAAGKDPVEFRLAHLKKNARATRLIEELVKSSGWGRHPRKGIGKGFAYHSSHGTHVAQVAEVAADEKKGALKILKVTCAVDCGTVISPDAVAAQMEGGIIFGLSAALKEEVEFTNGGVASHNFSGYEILAADETPEIEILMLPSGGTLGGIGAVGVPAVAPAIANAAFNLTGSRIRKLPLRARGARGRARAKNP; from the coding sequence ATGACCGCCACGATCTCCCGACGCGAATTCCTGCGGAAAACGCTTGCCGGAGCCGGCTTTGCAGTGGCCGTCTCGCTGAAGCCGTTCGTCTGTGAGGTCTGGCCTCAGCAACGGCGCGCGCGGGAGGAGGTCGAGATCTTCAGCCCCGCCGCCTGGGTACAGGTCACTTCCGACAACCTGGTGACGGTCATCGTGAACAAGTCTGAAATGGGCCAGGGCGTGACGACGAGCCTGCCAATGATCGTTGCCGAGGAGCTCGATGCCGATTGGGACCAGGTGCGGTTCGAGATCGCTCCCGCCCGGGAACGGTACCTCGATCCCGTGTCCGGACGGCAGTATACGGGTGGAAGCACCAGTGTCCGCCAAATGATCGCGCCTCTCCGGACCGCGGGCGCAATCGCCCGTGAGATGTTGCTGCGGGCCGCCGCCGAGACGTGGAAAGTGCCCGCCGCTTCCTGCGCGGTCGTCAAAGGCACGGTCAGGCACCAGGTGAGCGGCCGCAGCCTGACCTTCGGCGAGCTCTGCAGGCAGGCCGCCCGGTTGCCCGTGCCGAGGCAACCCGCAATCAAGTCCAAATCCCCGCAAAGAATCGTCGGCTCCTCAGTTTCGCGTCTGGACATCCTCGACAAGATTGAAGGTTCCGCCGTGTTCGGCATGGACGTCTTCGTCAACGACATGCTCCACGCCAGCATCGCCCGCCCTCCGGCATTCGGAGCAAAACCCCTGGCCTTCGACCGCGAAGCGGCCGGGAAAGTGCGCGGAGTGCGGCAAGTCGTCCCGATGGAACGCGGGATCGCCGTTTGCGCCGATCATCTGCATCAGGCCTGGGCCGGGAAAAAGGCTTTGAACGTCAGGTGGAGCAGGGGGTCCCACCCCGAACTGAACACCGCGGGCGTGGAAAACCGTCTTCTCCCCCTCCTCAACAAACCGGGAGCAACCGCGCATTCCACGGGCGACTGCGGTCCGGCCCTCGGCGCCGCATCCAGAAAGCTCAGGGCACACTACACCCTTCCCTTCCTTGCCCACGCGACAATGGAGCCCATGAACTGCACCGCTCACGTCCGCGCAGAGGGCTGCGACATCTGGGCGCCCGTTCAAGATCAGACCGGCGCCGTCGATACTGCTTGCGCCATAACGGGTCTGCGCCCCGACCAGGTTCTCGTCTATACGACCTACCTGGGAGGCGCCTTCGGCAGAAGGCTCGAAACGGACTTCGTTGCAGAAGCGGTGCAGCTGTCCAAGGTTGTTCAAAAGCCGGTGAAAGTCGTATGGACCCGGGAAGAAGACCTGCAAAATGATTTCTACCGCCCGGCCTGTGCCTGCCGCATTGAAGCGGGCCTGGACGCGGGCGGGCATATTGCGGCCTGGAGGCACAAGATCGCCGCTTCTTCGATCCTCGAACGGATCGCTCCCGATCAGGTTTCGGACGGCGTGGATCCGTTCGCTGTCCAGGGCCTGACTGATATGCCCTATGAAATCCCCAATCTCGAAGTGGAGTACGTCAAAGCCGATCTTCCTGTACCGGTCGGCTTCTGGAGGTCGGCGGGCTATTCGTACAATACGTTCGCGGTCGAAAGCTTCATGGATGAGCTCGCCCGCGCCGCGGGGAAGGATCCCGTTGAATTTCGGCTTGCCCATCTGAAGAAAAACGCCCGCGCCACACGCCTGATCGAAGAGCTCGTCAAGAGCTCCGGGTGGGGGCGGCATCCCCGGAAAGGGATTGGAAAGGGGTTCGCCTATCATTCATCGCACGGCACTCACGTGGCCCAGGTGGCCGAAGTGGCCGCCGATGAAAAGAAGGGCGCCTTGAAAATCCTCAAGGTCACCTGCGCCGTGGACTGCGGCACGGTCATCAGCCCGGACGCGGTGGCGGCCCAGATGGAAGGCGGCATTATTTTCGGTTTGAGCGCGGCGTTGAAAGAAGAGGTCGAATTCACGAACGGCGGTGTGGCAAGCCACAATTTCTCCGGATACGAGATCCTCGCAGCCGATGAAACCCCGGAAATCGAAATACTCATGCTCCCTTCCGGCGGCACTCTGGGCGGCATCGGAGCGGTCGGCGTCCCGGCCGTGGCTCCGGCCATCGCCAACGCCGC